Proteins found in one Agaribacterium sp. ZY112 genomic segment:
- a CDS encoding elongation factor P hydroxylase: MSYKESSENMPSVLRRVCQVFDQTFALSLNTRIQGGFDEPLYQPAHTEQGFHCIQFSHDYVASALHEIAHWCIAGAERRLLLDYGYWYAPDGRTQAQQREFESVEIKPQAVEWLLSRACALPFRLSVDNLSGEVGASPEFERAVIAQAQTYASEGLPPRAQLLAQNFSTEFTQATIFCQAYYSHETLSK; this comes from the coding sequence ATGAGTTATAAGGAAAGTAGTGAAAACATGCCATCGGTTCTGAGGCGTGTGTGCCAAGTATTTGATCAGACCTTTGCTTTAAGTTTGAATACTCGCATTCAGGGAGGCTTTGATGAGCCGCTCTATCAGCCCGCTCATACGGAGCAAGGTTTTCATTGCATTCAGTTCTCGCACGACTATGTGGCCAGTGCTTTACATGAAATTGCGCATTGGTGTATTGCTGGGGCTGAGCGGCGGCTATTACTTGATTACGGTTATTGGTACGCACCTGATGGGCGAACGCAGGCTCAGCAACGCGAGTTTGAATCTGTTGAAATCAAGCCGCAAGCCGTAGAGTGGCTTTTATCCCGAGCTTGTGCCCTGCCTTTTCGCTTAAGTGTTGATAACTTAAGCGGTGAGGTTGGGGCAAGCCCTGAATTTGAGCGAGCTGTTATTGCGCAAGCACAGACATATGCTTCAGAGGGGCTGCCCCCGCGGGCTCAGCTATTGGCGCAAAATTTTAGTACCGAGTTTACTCAAGCGACTATTTTTTGTCAGGCTTATTACAGTCACGAGACGCTTAGTAAGTGA
- a CDS encoding 5'-3' exonuclease H3TH domain-containing protein, which yields MKPAYLIDSSIYIFRFYFSKRRSMLSRSGREVTTVLAWTHWLMRLLQDQKPEFVACCFDESLHTGFRHQINACYKRNRALPDEELAYELLACKKIASYLGIATFASEEFEADDLIAALARLARLDNAEPWVLSRDKDLAQILMLNNGRLWDYSYSQALNYQAFKQAFDIAPERIAEYLAIVGDRADNISGVHGIGKKSLSAIFSELKSWQQIKTDFTAVSGLSIRAAKSLAHKLQENEALIDANLALTHLRDDCLSDADYNIAHTSINKQALLVLFDEFKAPTGLYQLLEKLC from the coding sequence GTGAAACCTGCCTACCTTATTGATAGTTCGATTTATATATTTAGGTTTTATTTTTCTAAGAGGCGGTCAATGCTTTCGCGTAGTGGTAGGGAAGTGACCACGGTGCTGGCGTGGACACATTGGTTGATGAGGTTGTTGCAAGATCAAAAGCCAGAGTTTGTAGCCTGCTGCTTTGATGAGAGTTTGCATACAGGCTTTCGCCATCAGATAAATGCATGTTATAAGCGAAATAGAGCATTGCCTGATGAGGAATTAGCTTATGAGTTGTTGGCCTGTAAAAAAATAGCGTCTTACCTAGGTATTGCCACGTTTGCCAGTGAGGAATTCGAGGCTGATGATCTGATTGCCGCTTTGGCGCGTTTGGCTCGATTAGATAATGCTGAGCCTTGGGTTTTAAGTCGAGACAAAGATTTAGCGCAAATCTTAATGCTTAATAATGGGCGCCTGTGGGATTATTCGTATTCACAAGCGCTCAATTATCAGGCTTTTAAACAAGCTTTTGATATTGCTCCTGAGCGAATAGCGGAGTACTTAGCTATTGTCGGAGATCGTGCTGACAATATAAGTGGTGTGCATGGCATTGGTAAAAAAAGCCTCAGCGCTATTTTCTCAGAGCTGAAATCTTGGCAGCAGATTAAAACAGATTTTACAGCCGTTTCTGGCTTATCTATTCGGGCGGCCAAAAGCCTTGCGCATAAGTTGCAGGAAAATGAGGCTTTAATCGATGCTAATTTGGCTTTAACGCATTTGCGTGATGACTGTCTTAGTGATGCTGATTATAACATTGCGCATACCTCTATTAATAAGCAGGCATTGCTTGTTTTATTTGATGAATTCAAGGCCCCTACTGGCCTCTACCAATTACTGGAAAAATTATGCTGA
- a CDS encoding 4-phosphoerythronate dehydrogenase produces MLNILADENIPFAKELFSELGEVSLLAGRTMKHADLESVDALLVRSVTQVNKELLSGHKVQFVGTCTIGTDHLDKQYFEQQGISYSAAPGCNALGVVQYVITVLAALGRLEQSNKVAIVGCGNVGGRVWQYLKALGMDCYCIDPHLNKTQLEDLSDFESIYDCDIVCMHTPKIADGPYPTVNLIGAEELNKLKKGALLINAGRGECIDNHALLAYMQTHNDLDVVLDVWANEPHMLPELFAHVKYGSPHIAGYSFEGKVNGTTMIFEKLALQQGKDQQWINERINALRSRCLGQAQELEAASLQALVLKTYDIDADHERLNKALPELPSSFDLLRKTYPKRREFSHYKFKTSDLNLAAKAKALGFECA; encoded by the coding sequence ATGCTGAATATTCTTGCAGACGAAAATATCCCTTTTGCTAAAGAGCTATTTTCGGAGCTGGGTGAGGTAAGCTTATTGGCTGGCCGAACAATGAAACATGCAGACCTAGAGAGTGTTGATGCTCTATTGGTGCGCTCTGTAACACAAGTAAATAAAGAGCTGCTGAGTGGGCACAAAGTTCAGTTTGTAGGCACTTGTACGATAGGCACCGATCACTTAGATAAACAGTATTTTGAGCAACAAGGCATAAGTTATAGCGCCGCCCCTGGCTGTAATGCATTAGGTGTTGTGCAATATGTTATTACTGTTTTAGCTGCTTTAGGTCGTCTAGAACAATCGAATAAAGTAGCTATTGTTGGTTGTGGTAATGTGGGGGGGCGAGTTTGGCAGTACTTAAAAGCTCTAGGTATGGACTGCTATTGTATCGATCCTCATTTAAATAAAACACAGCTTGAAGACTTGAGCGATTTCGAGTCTATTTATGACTGTGATATTGTGTGTATGCATACACCTAAGATTGCTGATGGACCTTATCCGACAGTTAACCTTATTGGTGCTGAAGAATTAAATAAATTAAAAAAGGGCGCTTTATTAATTAATGCAGGACGTGGTGAATGCATCGATAATCATGCGTTGCTGGCTTATATGCAAACGCATAATGACTTAGATGTCGTGTTGGATGTCTGGGCAAATGAGCCTCATATGCTGCCAGAGCTATTTGCTCATGTTAAATATGGATCACCTCATATTGCTGGTTATAGCTTTGAGGGAAAAGTGAATGGGACAACAATGATCTTTGAGAAACTTGCCTTGCAGCAAGGTAAAGATCAGCAGTGGATCAATGAGCGAATTAATGCTTTGCGCTCACGTTGCCTAGGGCAGGCTCAAGAGTTAGAGGCGGCAAGCTTACAAGCGTTGGTGCTTAAGACCTACGACATTGATGCTGATCATGAGCGTTTAAATAAAGCTTTACCGGAGCTGCCTAGTAGCTTTGATCTTTTACGTAAAACCTACCCTAAGCGCAGAGAGTTCTCTCACTATAAATTTAAAACAAGTGATCTTAACTTAGCAGCTAAAGCGAAAGCCTTGGGGTTTGAGTGTGCCTGA
- a CDS encoding class I SAM-dependent methyltransferase has translation MPDLSPIVECIESWQAAVADGRRRSLDSCRLFHGRGQCYPGLEQVLLDYYEPALVLTLFSPLQVEDELLVLLQGLFPEAPIYLQCRYEAQPRYVCVYGQALSELYARRGSQRFLLNLDQQNIGFFLDAEYARQWLESRAKDKSVLNLFSYTCSFSIVASAAGASSALNMDLSSRSLSLGRHNYRLNGIAEQQVRFYANDIMKSWSRLKRFGPYDLVVCDPPSFQKGSFVATKDYKKLLRRMDSLTTSSAELLLCLNSPEIRFTEFKALCDSELECFDFVERLGLHPDFPDADSERALKLLVYKKKSAL, from the coding sequence GTGCCTGATTTAAGCCCCATCGTTGAGTGTATTGAATCATGGCAAGCGGCCGTTGCTGATGGGCGTCGTCGCTCTTTAGACAGTTGTCGGTTGTTTCACGGCCGTGGTCAGTGCTACCCAGGCTTAGAGCAGGTTTTGTTGGATTATTATGAGCCTGCACTGGTACTCACTTTATTTTCCCCCTTACAGGTCGAAGATGAATTATTAGTGTTGTTACAGGGGCTTTTTCCTGAGGCACCTATTTATTTGCAATGCCGTTATGAAGCACAACCTCGTTATGTTTGTGTTTATGGCCAAGCGCTGAGCGAGTTGTACGCTCGAAGAGGGTCGCAGCGCTTCTTGTTGAATTTAGATCAGCAAAATATTGGTTTTTTTCTGGATGCAGAGTATGCGCGGCAATGGCTGGAGTCTCGAGCTAAAGATAAATCTGTATTAAATTTATTTTCTTATACATGCAGCTTTTCTATTGTGGCAAGTGCGGCAGGTGCCTCTAGTGCTTTGAATATGGATCTAAGCTCGCGTAGTTTAAGTCTGGGTCGTCACAATTACCGCTTAAATGGTATAGCCGAGCAGCAAGTTCGCTTTTACGCTAACGATATTATGAAGTCTTGGAGTCGTTTAAAGCGCTTTGGCCCTTATGATCTGGTTGTTTGTGATCCACCTAGCTTTCAAAAAGGTAGCTTTGTTGCAACTAAGGATTATAAGAAATTACTGCGGCGCATGGATTCGTTAACGACGAGCTCTGCAGAATTGTTGTTATGTTTAAATTCCCCAGAGATTCGTTTTACTGAGTTTAAAGCCTTGTGTGATAGCGAGCTTGAATGCTTTGATTTTGTTGAGCGACTAGGCTTGCATCCCGATTTTCCCGATGCAGATAGTGAGAGAGCCTTAAAGCTATTGGTCTATAAAAAGAAGTCAGCGCTTTAA
- a CDS encoding putative bifunctional diguanylate cyclase/phosphodiesterase, producing the protein MLFNAVQSTATLIAIGFASVSFILTVIHLRQTHLHKKKNIKEQDASEKLEDCNLKLSSENRIFKASVESLRTELELLYKKQHKLESQGSSNVDFYRQVFDYSPVFYFTLSNNLRIDDINQSACDRLQYRFADMVHMRFLDLIEPSARQRVAGMLDQIQEGVAKSCRIETILLDQDKQSLHVVLHLHRIKRHFGETIIAYCEDISESRELSQTLAHQAHHDELTGLKNRRALEEYFAEELQNYGEQNQLTLIYFDIDQLKVVNDTCGHSAGDQLIKQLVAVLSPHIKNENAFFARIGGDEFAVLLVNRNPDYAATFAEALRFEAEAFTFRWDGLSFRLSISVGIAISNSRSEEFSSLLSAADAACYSAKEQGRNQVQINARKVDEANSDQQQNMLWVSRLDKAINNNDFVLNFQPIVGIDKPYAPYVHYEVLIQYRDDIGNLVQPSQFLPSAERYGKSPAIDLWVIKQTFSYLRNNPEHVARLGCCSVNISGHTIASDRARETIINMVRAANFPANKVCFEITESSAMQNLNEAIEFMRTLRALGCRFALDDFGTGFSSFSYLKNLDVDYLKIDGSFVQDVVRDNIARAMIQAISAIAKEMGIRTVAEYVENDIVLRELKSLGVDYAQGFGIAKPMPLEALSDFYFDNATADAP; encoded by the coding sequence ATGCTCTTTAACGCCGTCCAAAGTACTGCAACTCTTATTGCCATTGGCTTTGCCAGTGTGTCGTTTATTCTAACAGTCATACACCTAAGGCAAACTCATTTACACAAAAAGAAAAATATTAAAGAGCAGGATGCCAGCGAAAAACTAGAAGATTGCAACCTCAAACTCAGCTCCGAAAACCGTATTTTTAAAGCCTCTGTCGAAAGCTTACGCACTGAGCTTGAACTGCTTTACAAAAAACAACACAAGCTCGAGAGCCAAGGCTCTAGTAATGTTGATTTTTACCGTCAGGTATTTGATTACAGCCCCGTTTTCTATTTCACCCTAAGTAACAACCTGCGTATTGACGATATAAACCAAAGTGCCTGTGATCGCTTGCAATATCGTTTTGCAGATATGGTCCACATGCGCTTTTTAGACCTTATTGAACCTAGCGCCCGTCAGCGAGTCGCGGGAATGCTGGATCAAATTCAAGAAGGTGTCGCAAAGAGCTGCCGCATTGAAACCATACTATTAGATCAAGACAAACAAAGCTTACATGTAGTCCTTCACCTACATCGTATAAAGCGCCATTTTGGCGAAACAATTATTGCTTATTGCGAGGATATCAGTGAGTCACGAGAGCTTAGCCAAACCCTTGCGCATCAAGCCCACCATGATGAACTTACCGGCCTTAAAAATCGACGAGCACTTGAGGAATACTTTGCTGAAGAATTACAGAACTACGGCGAACAGAATCAACTCACCCTGATTTATTTCGACATCGACCAGCTTAAAGTTGTCAATGACACTTGCGGACATAGCGCTGGTGACCAACTCATTAAACAATTAGTTGCGGTTCTTAGCCCTCACATTAAAAACGAAAATGCTTTTTTTGCTCGTATTGGTGGTGATGAGTTTGCTGTACTACTGGTTAATCGCAATCCTGACTACGCAGCCACCTTCGCTGAAGCTTTACGCTTTGAAGCCGAAGCCTTTACCTTCCGCTGGGATGGATTGAGCTTCCGCCTAAGTATTAGTGTCGGTATCGCCATTAGCAATAGCCGCAGCGAAGAATTCAGCAGCTTATTGAGCGCCGCAGATGCAGCCTGCTACAGCGCCAAAGAACAGGGGCGCAACCAAGTCCAAATTAATGCACGTAAAGTGGATGAGGCAAACTCCGACCAACAACAAAACATGCTCTGGGTAAGCCGTTTAGATAAAGCCATTAACAACAACGACTTTGTTTTAAATTTTCAACCTATTGTCGGTATCGATAAACCTTATGCTCCCTACGTGCACTACGAAGTACTTATTCAATATCGTGATGATATAGGCAATTTAGTTCAACCCTCGCAGTTTCTTCCCTCTGCTGAGCGCTACGGAAAATCCCCAGCTATTGATTTGTGGGTTATCAAGCAAACCTTTAGCTACTTAAGAAATAATCCTGAACACGTTGCCCGCTTAGGCTGCTGCTCAGTCAACATCAGTGGCCACACCATCGCAAGCGACCGCGCCCGCGAGACCATCATCAACATGGTTAGAGCTGCAAATTTTCCTGCAAATAAAGTTTGTTTTGAAATTACCGAAAGTAGCGCCATGCAAAACTTAAACGAAGCAATTGAATTTATGCGCACACTGCGTGCCTTAGGCTGTCGCTTTGCGCTTGATGATTTTGGCACAGGCTTTTCGTCGTTTAGCTATCTAAAAAACCTCGATGTTGACTACTTAAAAATAGATGGGTCTTTTGTGCAAGACGTAGTGCGAGATAATATTGCTCGCGCAATGATTCAAGCCATTAGCGCAATAGCTAAAGAGATGGGCATTCGTACAGTGGCGGAATATGTTGAGAACGACATTGTTCTTAGAGAGCTAAAAAGCCTAGGCGTCGACTACGCCCAAGGCTTTGGCATCGCAAAACCGATGCCTCTAGAAGCCTTGTCGGACTTTTACTTCGACAATGCAACAGCCGATGCACCTTAA